The following coding sequences lie in one Rothia sp. SD9660Na genomic window:
- a CDS encoding GNAT family N-acetyltransferase codes for MELRYWALTDAPNLYSIYRTSSGLERQMPALASEEDARNLIETSYLPAENRAIFCLSDDGRPAGLIGLNFTDRSDTGAWDRAWVYYWLADPYRGQGYTQAALTAVCAWALGEPNPAPTLPTLDTGLLVSLPSPRLRRLELGYRTNNPASGAVAAAAGFQVEGIEREKFLYAGQTYDAVLAARLRKDGRTPARLRCQEPDSRPGFHHVELWVESLATALPSWAWLTQQLGWTPYQEWPGGISWQAQDGSYLVLEESPDTTGPHNRTHAGLNHLAFTVPSAALLDKLRSEANSYGWSELFADRYPHAGGPDHYALYLENKQGFEVELVAPN; via the coding sequence CAGCGAAGAGGATGCCCGCAACCTCATCGAAACCAGCTACCTACCGGCTGAAAACCGGGCTATTTTCTGCCTCAGCGACGACGGGCGGCCCGCAGGGCTCATCGGGCTAAACTTTACGGACCGCAGTGATACCGGAGCCTGGGATAGGGCCTGGGTCTACTACTGGCTAGCGGACCCCTACCGCGGGCAGGGGTACACACAAGCGGCTCTCACGGCGGTGTGCGCCTGGGCCCTGGGCGAGCCCAACCCCGCACCAACCCTACCTACTCTCGACACCGGCCTGCTGGTGTCCTTACCCTCACCCCGCCTCCGCCGCTTAGAGCTGGGCTACCGCACCAATAACCCCGCTAGCGGAGCCGTCGCCGCCGCAGCAGGGTTCCAGGTCGAAGGAATTGAGCGAGAGAAATTCCTCTACGCCGGGCAGACCTACGACGCCGTACTCGCCGCTAGGCTCCGCAAGGACGGCCGCACCCCGGCCAGACTGCGCTGCCAGGAGCCAGATTCCCGCCCAGGCTTCCACCACGTTGAACTCTGGGTCGAATCCCTGGCAACAGCCCTACCCTCCTGGGCCTGGCTCACCCAGCAACTAGGGTGGACGCCCTATCAGGAGTGGCCCGGCGGAATCTCCTGGCAGGCCCAAGATGGCTCCTACCTCGTCCTCGAAGAATCACCCGATACCACCGGCCCCCATAATCGCACCCACGCCGGTCTCAATCACCTGGCCTTCACCGTGCCGTCCGCGGCCTTGCTCGATAAGCTCCGCAGCGAGGCCAACAGCTACGGTTGGAGTGAACTCTTCGCAGACCGATACCCGCACGCAGGCGGCCCCGACCACTACGCCCTCTACCTCGAAAACAAGCAGGGGTTCGAAGTGGAACTCGTCGCACCAAACTAA
- a CDS encoding alpha/beta hydrolase — protein MTTLTGNYAGTNHPSQTFDFYPPSAPTGEHHPVPLLIYVHGGAWRFGDKSSFLLADNGLHRVRERFAHAGYATASINYRLSHEALFPAHINDLKTAIRYFKTRAEDFGIDPHRIVLAGGSAGGHLVQLAAATGHMNDPYLEGLSASALAARAIAGEPDSSVRCAVSIYGVSNLRTIFDDRVAWGFPYDHPEDDGAEWRLLGSTYPAPAGTPAEVNWAIAHPIDYAQEAQRTGERTHAPVYYIHGTADTCVPPNQSVEAHRALSAARIATELTLIGGAEHSDPAIYASESTWEHIIRWVGLQLTL, from the coding sequence ATGACCACACTCACCGGCAACTACGCGGGAACCAATCACCCCTCCCAGACCTTTGACTTCTACCCGCCCAGCGCACCCACCGGTGAACACCACCCCGTGCCCCTGCTCATATACGTCCACGGCGGAGCCTGGCGATTCGGCGACAAATCCTCCTTCCTGCTAGCCGACAACGGTCTCCACCGCGTCCGCGAACGCTTCGCCCACGCCGGCTATGCTACAGCCTCCATCAACTACCGGCTCAGTCACGAAGCCCTCTTCCCCGCCCACATCAACGACCTCAAAACAGCCATCCGCTACTTCAAAACCAGGGCCGAAGACTTCGGAATAGACCCCCACCGTATTGTCCTCGCTGGCGGATCAGCGGGCGGGCACCTGGTCCAGCTAGCTGCCGCCACAGGCCACATGAACGATCCCTACCTAGAAGGCCTCTCAGCCAGCGCGCTCGCAGCCCGCGCTATCGCCGGTGAACCGGACTCGTCCGTCCGCTGCGCCGTCTCAATCTACGGGGTCAGCAACCTGCGCACTATCTTCGACGACCGCGTGGCCTGGGGATTCCCTTACGACCACCCCGAGGACGACGGCGCCGAATGGCGGCTACTCGGCTCCACCTACCCCGCCCCGGCAGGTACCCCAGCAGAGGTCAATTGGGCTATAGCCCACCCCATCGACTACGCCCAAGAAGCTCAGAGAACCGGCGAACGTACCCACGCCCCGGTCTACTACATCCACGGCACCGCAGACACCTGCGTGCCGCCCAATCAGTCCGTCGAGGCTCACCGTGCCCTCTCAGCCGCCAGAATCGCCACCGAGCTCACCCTGATTGGTGGGGCGGAGCACTCCGACCCGGCAATCTACGCCAGCGAGAGCACCTGGGAACATATCATTCGCTGGGTAGGTCTACAGCTCACCCTGTAG
- the argS gene encoding arginine--tRNA ligase — MTPEELSSAIDGALTAAFEAGELTLTDGETAPAVRVERPKNRDHGDWATNIALQISKKVGKNPREVAQILAARISEIAGVASVDIAGPGFLNITLDAAAAGELAKTIVEQGSAFGTNETLAGQTINLEFVSANPTGPIHLGGTRWAAVGDSLARIFISQGATVVREYYFNDHGNQIDRFARSLLARAKGEEAPEDGYGGEYITDIANRVLEVRPDALEAEDSQEVFRATGVEFMFEDIKASLHDFHVDFDVYFHENSLFENGKVDELLEKLKESENLYFKDGAWWLKSTDFGDDKDRVVIKSDGNAAYIAGDIAYFQDKTKRAENPADLAIYMLGADHHGYVARLKAAAAALGDDPNMVEVMIGQMVNLVKDGKPVRMSKRAGTVVTLEDLVEIVGVDAARYSLTRYSVDSNIDIDLDLLTKQSNENPVFYVQYAHARTCAIARNAEAAGVTTESVDTSLLNSEADSALLAALGQFAGAVKEAADFREPHRVARYLEALAGAYHRWYGVSHVAPKGDEEVTNLHRTRLLLNNATRQVLANGLGLLGVSAPEKM; from the coding sequence ATGACTCCCGAAGAACTCTCAAGTGCAATTGACGGCGCGCTGACCGCAGCGTTCGAAGCCGGCGAACTGACCCTGACCGACGGCGAAACCGCCCCCGCTGTGCGCGTAGAGCGCCCCAAGAACCGCGACCACGGCGACTGGGCCACCAACATCGCCCTGCAGATTTCTAAGAAGGTGGGGAAGAACCCCCGCGAGGTAGCCCAGATTCTGGCTGCCCGAATCAGCGAGATTGCCGGTGTGGCAAGCGTAGACATCGCTGGCCCCGGCTTCCTCAACATCACCCTGGACGCCGCCGCGGCGGGTGAGCTGGCTAAGACCATCGTTGAGCAGGGCTCAGCTTTTGGTACCAACGAAACCCTGGCCGGCCAGACCATCAACCTGGAGTTCGTCTCCGCTAACCCCACCGGCCCCATCCACCTGGGCGGTACCCGCTGGGCCGCCGTGGGTGACTCCCTGGCCCGTATCTTCATTTCCCAGGGCGCCACGGTCGTGCGGGAGTACTATTTCAATGATCACGGCAACCAGATTGACCGCTTTGCTCGCTCCCTGCTGGCCCGCGCCAAGGGTGAGGAGGCTCCCGAGGACGGCTACGGCGGCGAGTACATCACCGATATTGCCAACCGGGTGCTTGAGGTTCGCCCCGACGCCCTTGAGGCTGAAGACTCCCAGGAAGTTTTCCGCGCCACCGGTGTTGAGTTCATGTTCGAGGACATCAAGGCCTCCCTACACGACTTCCATGTCGATTTTGACGTCTACTTCCACGAGAACTCCCTGTTTGAAAACGGCAAGGTAGACGAGCTACTTGAGAAGCTCAAGGAGTCCGAGAACCTCTACTTCAAGGACGGCGCCTGGTGGCTCAAGTCCACCGACTTCGGTGACGACAAGGACCGCGTGGTCATCAAGTCTGACGGCAATGCCGCCTACATCGCCGGTGACATCGCCTACTTCCAGGACAAGACCAAGCGCGCCGAGAACCCCGCTGACCTGGCAATCTACATGCTGGGTGCTGACCACCACGGCTATGTAGCCCGCCTCAAGGCCGCTGCCGCTGCCCTGGGCGATGACCCCAACATGGTTGAGGTCATGATTGGTCAGATGGTTAACCTGGTCAAGGACGGCAAGCCCGTGCGTATGTCCAAGCGCGCCGGTACCGTCGTGACCCTGGAAGACCTGGTTGAAATCGTGGGCGTGGATGCAGCCCGCTACTCCCTGACCCGCTACTCGGTTGACTCCAACATCGATATCGACTTGGATCTACTGACCAAGCAGTCCAACGAGAACCCGGTCTTCTACGTGCAGTACGCCCACGCCCGCACCTGCGCTATTGCTCGCAACGCTGAGGCAGCCGGCGTCACCACCGAATCCGTCGATACCTCCCTGCTGAACTCAGAGGCAGACTCAGCCCTGCTGGCTGCCCTGGGCCAGTTTGCCGGTGCCGTCAAAGAAGCCGCTGACTTCCGTGAGCCCCACCGCGTGGCCCGTTACCTGGAAGCCCTGGCCGGTGCCTACCACCGCTGGTACGGTGTCTCCCACGTTGCCCCCAAGGGCGATGAAGAGGTCACCAACCTGCACCGCACCCGCCTACTGCTAAACAACGCTACCCGCCAGGTACTGGCCAACGGCCTGGGTCTGCTGGGCGTCAGCGCACCGGAGAAGATGTAA